Proteins encoded within one genomic window of Trichomycterus rosablanca isolate fTriRos1 chromosome 7, fTriRos1.hap1, whole genome shotgun sequence:
- the serping1 gene encoding plasma protease C1 inhibitor yields MLRCFVLLLIFGFSSCSEKILLPVGSAVRLPCLSVYPDGALSVEYSWWFSSYQNQDYAEHLAPLNKSGSELSLGSVRISDSGTYECLADVSTGVERTRLKIPFFVTVRENPPPLMWLIIEESEEKQVTLPCKPPNPPTRNTPNLNSARVRWFKQTGGSYQEIKPFKRTTNTEKKNNQVPAGRFHWGPGPEKLNWFLEISELRVKDEGMYKCEVTMGSKTTTTLVELKVEKAPLPRCFNQSHAWEACPADEKSSAQNVVRESLTAFSVNLYRTLTTIQTSSNLLFSPISIASLLSQLLLGSRAETRADVESFLSLPVGFSCTHSVMKKLKDETKDSILIANQMFYNPVLTINQAFINQSQEFYDSVPEKLTNSSEANVKMINDWVAAKTQNRITELVESMDNSAEFILLNAVYFIGKWTGTFKVQDGMFTTLTGDLVIVPTLYNPEFNLAVKYQPQLKATVARFPLVGKSSLYILVPNSEGEEALARVDAQLTESSVVKLVKEMEGVAPDSSEVTLPKVKLLLNTDLIALFRKMGLSQLFVDPNLCGMFQQEEPVFLTDARHRAFMSLTEKGVEASAASSVSFSRTFSSFSAMQPFVFMVWSDQIRAPIFMGRVLHPLKMD; encoded by the exons ATGCTGCGCTGTTTCGTTCTTCTGCTGATTTTCGGG ttCTCATCCTGTTCTGAGAAGATCCTCCTCCCGGTGGGCTCGGCGGTGAGGCTGCCCTGCCTGTCCGTTTATCCTGATGGCGCTCTGTCGGTCGAGTACTCCTGGTGGTTCAGCTCATACCAGAACCAGGACTACGCCGAACATCTCGCACCGCTGAACAAGTCCGGATCGGAGCTGAGTCTCGGCTCGGTGAGGATCAGCGACTCCGGAACCTACGAATGTCTGGCTGATGTTTCTACAGGAGTGGAGAGAACGAGGCTGAAGATACCGTTCTTCGTTACAGTCAGGG AGAACCCCCCGCCTCTGATGTGGTTGATTATTGAAGAATCAGAGGAGAAACAAGTCACGCTGCCGTGTAAacctcccaacccccccacccgaAACACACCTAACCTGAACTCTGCCAGGGTGAGGTGGTTTAAACAAACCGGCGGATCTTACCAGGAGATCAAACCGTTTAAAAGAACCACAAACACCGAGAAGAAAAACAACCAGGTCCCGGCCGGGCGCTTTCACTGGGGTCCCGGTCCTGAGAAGCTGAACTGGTTCCTGGAGATCTCTGAGCTGAGAGTAAAAGATGAAGGAATGTACAAGTGTGAGGTCACCATGGGGTCCAAAACCACAACCACGCTGGTGGAGCTCAAAGTGGAGA AGGCTCCACTCCCTCGCTGTTTCAACCAATCACACGCGTGGGAGGCGTGTCCCGCCGACGAGAAGAGCTCCGCCCAGAACGTGGTAAGGGAATCACTGACCGCCTTCTCTGTCAACCTGTACCGGACCCTGACCACCATCCAAACGTCCAGTAACCTGCTCTTCTCACCAATCAGCATCGCCAGCCTGCTGTCTCAACTACTGctgg GATCTCGAGCTGAGACGAGAGCAGATGTGGAGAGCTTTCTCTCTCTTCCTGTTGGATTCTCCTGCACTCACTCAGTGATGAAGAAGCTGAAGGACGAGACCAAGGATTCCATTCTCATCGCTAACCAGATGTTCTATAACCCAG TGCTTACAATCAATCAAGCTTTCATCAACCAATCACAGGAGTTCTATGACTCGGTGCCTGAGAAACTGACCAATAGCAGCGAGGCGAACGTGAAGATGATAAACGACTGGGTGGCGGCTAAAACCCAGAACAgaatcacggagctggtggagtCCATGGATAACAGCGCCGAGTTCATCCTGCTCAACGCCGTCTACTTCATCG gtAAGTGGACGGGGACGTTTAAGGTTCAAGACGGAATGTTTACCACGCTGACCGGTGACCTGGTGATCGTCCCGACTCTCTACAACCCAGAGTTCAACCTGGCCGTCAAGTACCAACCCCAACTGAAAGCTACG GTGGCGAGGTTCCCTCTGGTGGGTAAGAGCAGCTTGTACATCCTGGTACCGAACTCTGAGGGTGAAGAGGCTCTGGCGCGGGTCGACGCCCAGCTGACGGAGAGCAGCGTAGTGAAGCTGGTGAAGGAGATGGAGGGTGTGGCCCCCGACTCGTCTGAAGTGACGTTACCCAAAGTTAAACTGCTGCTCAACACCGACCTGATCGCTCTGTTCAGGAAGATGG GTCTCTCTCAGTTGTTTGTGGACCCCAACCTGTGTGGGATGTTCCAGCAGGAGGAGCCGGTGTTCCTGACCGACGCCCGTCACAGAGCCTTCATGTCCCTGACGGAGAAGGGCGTGGAGGCGTCGGCCGCCAGCAGCGTCTCCTTCTCCCGAACCTTCAGCTCCTTCAGCGCCATGCAGCCGTTCGTCTTCATGGTGTGGAGCGACCAGATCAGAGCGCCGATCTTCATGGGGAGGGTTCTTCATCCACTGAAGATGGATTAG